A region from the Bacillus sp. (in: firmicutes) genome encodes:
- a CDS encoding lipoate--protein ligase family protein, with translation MEQGKQLLQQPVWRIIDQSSLGPYFEALQSFAMDDTLCTSVGTGHSPAVARAWVHHQTIVLGIQDTKLPYLADGLRTLEEKGYRYIVRNSGGLAVVLDEGVLNLSLVLPEKDKGIDINRGYDAVWQLVKEMFADFPATIEAKEIVGSYCPGSYDLSINGKKFAGISQRRIRNGVAVQIYLCVDGSGSERAKIIQQFYEEGKKDAETKFSYPNIRPEVMASLSELLGTSLTVPDVMLRFLNVLKANCDRIYASHLDEHEMAWYESYYTRIIERNEKMLKGV, from the coding sequence ATGGAACAGGGGAAACAATTGCTACAACAACCTGTATGGCGAATTATTGATCAATCGAGCTTAGGTCCATATTTTGAGGCATTGCAATCGTTTGCGATGGACGATACCCTTTGCACATCTGTTGGTACGGGCCATTCACCAGCAGTAGCGCGGGCATGGGTCCACCATCAGACGATTGTGCTCGGGATTCAAGATACAAAGCTTCCTTATTTGGCGGACGGGCTTCGGACGTTAGAAGAAAAAGGCTATCGGTACATTGTTCGAAATTCTGGAGGCCTCGCCGTTGTCCTCGACGAAGGGGTATTAAACTTATCCCTTGTGCTTCCTGAAAAAGATAAAGGCATCGATATTAATCGAGGCTATGATGCGGTGTGGCAGCTTGTGAAAGAAATGTTTGCCGATTTTCCTGCAACCATTGAAGCAAAGGAAATTGTCGGTTCGTATTGTCCGGGAAGTTACGATTTAAGCATTAACGGAAAAAAATTTGCCGGTATTTCACAACGGCGCATTCGCAACGGTGTCGCTGTCCAAATTTATTTATGTGTAGACGGCAGCGGCTCAGAACGAGCAAAAATCATTCAACAGTTTTATGAAGAAGGTAAAAAAGATGCGGAAACGAAATTTTCGTACCCTAACATTCGTCCAGAAGTGATGGCCTCCTTGTCCGAATTGTTGGGGACCTCCCTAACCGTTCCGGATGTGATGCTTCGCTTTTTGAACGTTTTAAAGGCCAATTGCGACCGGATTTACGCGAGCCATTTAGATGAGCACGAAATGGCTTGGTACGAGAGTTATTATACGAGGATTATTGAACGGAATGAAAAAATGTTAAAAGGGGTGTAA